Proteins co-encoded in one Longimicrobium sp. genomic window:
- a CDS encoding CPBP family intramembrane glutamic endopeptidase, whose protein sequence is MPDVSTTEPGRRGRPLLALVVYLLAVFLGGALLAPWLYRAVHALAPSAPALAELAEMPFGRYVNRALLLTALVGLPLFVRGAGVRRWSDVGVRRPVGWRRFGVGFALGFFSLAAVCSIALAAGGRRLRLDRTPAELAAEFLGALLTALVVSVIEELLFRGAIFGGLRRAMPWGAALLASGALYGIVHFLTRPVSPEAVDWASGLRALPTMLAGAAEPKTLVPAFLSLTLAGVVLGLAYQKTGDLWASIGIHAGWIFWLKFYGLLTRSAPGADEWLWGTRRLIDGWLAFAALVVVLGIVLARVRLQPHGISTS, encoded by the coding sequence ATGCCCGACGTCTCCACGACCGAACCCGGCCGGCGCGGCCGGCCGCTGCTCGCGCTGGTCGTCTACCTGCTCGCCGTGTTCCTGGGCGGGGCGCTGCTGGCGCCGTGGCTGTACCGCGCCGTCCACGCGCTCGCGCCGTCGGCTCCCGCGCTCGCGGAGCTGGCGGAGATGCCGTTCGGGCGGTACGTGAACCGCGCGCTCCTGCTCACGGCCCTGGTCGGCCTGCCGCTGTTCGTGCGCGGCGCGGGGGTGCGGCGCTGGTCGGACGTGGGAGTGCGGCGGCCGGTGGGGTGGCGGCGCTTCGGGGTGGGGTTCGCGCTGGGGTTCTTCTCGCTGGCCGCCGTGTGCTCCATCGCGCTGGCGGCGGGGGGGCGGCGGCTCCGGCTGGACCGCACGCCCGCCGAGTTGGCCGCCGAGTTCCTGGGCGCGCTGCTCACCGCGCTGGTGGTGAGCGTGATCGAGGAGCTGCTCTTCCGCGGCGCCATCTTCGGCGGGCTGCGGCGCGCGATGCCGTGGGGGGCCGCGCTCCTGGCCAGCGGCGCGCTCTACGGCATCGTCCACTTCCTCACCCGCCCCGTGTCTCCGGAGGCGGTGGACTGGGCCTCGGGGCTCCGCGCCCTGCCGACGATGCTGGCCGGGGCGGCGGAGCCGAAGACGCTCGTCCCCGCCTTCCTGAGCCTCACCCTGGCCGGCGTCGTCCTCGGCCTGGCCTACCAGAAGACGGGCGACCTGTGGGCCTCCATCGGCATCCACGCCGGGTGGATCTTCTGGCTCAAGTTCTACGGCCTGCTCACCCGGTCCGCCCCCGGCGCCGACGAGTGGCTCTGGGGCACCCGCAGGCTGATCGACGGGTGGCTGGCGTTCGCGGCGCTCGTGGTGGTGCTGGGGATCGTCCTCGCGCGCGTCCGCCTGCAGCCGCACGGCATCTCCACCTCCTGA
- a CDS encoding PHP-associated domain-containing protein, with the protein MAEEGPCLLRVDMHVHTRASKDSLNPYEGILPAMDAAGIDRAVICDHDRVEGALRMRERAPERILVGEEVKTREGPDVIGIFLTELIPARTPIRETCERIRAQGGVVYVPHPYDTRRSGAGPLLDEIAGLVDVVEAHNARTFRPELNELGERWAREHGVPLGAGSDAHTLAEIGAAYVEVPPFEPTRESFLAALGAGRVAARGTSPRSVALASTYARVHKVFFRG; encoded by the coding sequence GTGGCTGAGGAGGGCCCCTGCCTGCTGCGGGTGGACATGCACGTCCACACCCGCGCCTCGAAGGACTCGCTGAACCCCTACGAAGGGATCCTCCCCGCCATGGATGCGGCCGGGATCGACCGCGCCGTCATCTGCGACCACGACCGCGTCGAGGGGGCGCTGCGGATGCGCGAGCGGGCCCCGGAGCGCATCCTGGTGGGCGAGGAGGTGAAGACGCGCGAGGGCCCCGACGTCATCGGCATCTTCCTCACCGAGCTGATCCCCGCGCGCACGCCGATCCGCGAGACGTGCGAGCGCATCCGCGCGCAGGGCGGCGTGGTCTACGTCCCCCACCCGTACGACACGCGCCGCAGCGGGGCGGGGCCGCTGCTGGACGAGATCGCCGGCCTGGTGGACGTGGTGGAGGCCCACAACGCGCGCACCTTCCGCCCCGAGCTGAACGAGCTGGGCGAGCGCTGGGCGCGCGAGCACGGCGTTCCGCTGGGTGCCGGGAGCGACGCGCACACGCTGGCCGAGATCGGCGCGGCGTACGTGGAGGTGCCGCCCTTCGAGCCCACGCGCGAGAGCTTCCTGGCGGCGCTCGGCGCGGGCCGCGTGGCGGCGCGGGGCACCTCGCCGCGCTCCGTGGCGCTCGCCTCGACGTACGCCCGGGTGCACAAGGTCTTCTTCCGCGGCTGA
- the coaE gene encoding dephospho-CoA kinase (Dephospho-CoA kinase (CoaE) performs the final step in coenzyme A biosynthesis.) codes for MLKVGLTGNIAAGKSSVADVWRSLGATVIDADELARRAVEPGTRAHAAIAEQWGEWVMEPGGELDRAALRHIVFADPAARERLESIVHPAVRDLRADEYREAEERGEKVIVADIPLLFEVGMADEFDLIVLVDAPVATRLMRLVGDRGLDADEARRMIAAQMPSELKRARADVIVENTGSLGDLERRAREVWEELLRRADEGRG; via the coding sequence ATGCTGAAGGTGGGGCTGACGGGAAATATCGCGGCGGGGAAGTCGAGCGTGGCCGACGTCTGGCGCTCGCTGGGCGCCACGGTGATCGACGCCGACGAGCTGGCCCGGCGCGCCGTGGAGCCCGGCACGCGCGCCCACGCGGCCATCGCCGAGCAGTGGGGCGAGTGGGTGATGGAGCCCGGCGGCGAGCTGGACCGCGCGGCGCTGCGCCACATCGTCTTCGCCGACCCGGCGGCGCGCGAGCGGCTGGAGTCCATCGTGCACCCCGCCGTGCGCGACCTGCGCGCCGACGAGTACCGCGAGGCCGAGGAGCGCGGCGAGAAGGTGATCGTGGCCGACATCCCGCTCCTCTTCGAGGTGGGGATGGCCGACGAGTTCGACCTGATCGTGCTGGTGGACGCGCCCGTGGCCACGCGCCTGATGCGCCTGGTGGGCGACCGCGGGCTGGACGCCGACGAGGCCCGGCGGATGATCGCCGCGCAGATGCCCTCGGAGCTCAAGCGCGCTCGCGCCGACGTGATCGTCGAGAACACCGGCTCGCTGGGCGACCTGGAGCGCCGCGCCCGCGAGGTGTGGGAGGAGCTGCTCCGCCGCGCCGACGAAGGCCGTGGCTGA
- a CDS encoding DinB family protein has protein sequence MDAASLAFLVGFSNRALSLNLEGLTHDDALVQPAGGGNCVNWLLGHLLVHRNRMLEALGEPPSWTSPRQGRYDRGSEPITGEGEEVERLETLREELDRAHQRVMEAIQRAGDGKLAEPRPGSQGTVGQFIGFLAVHEGYHAGQVALMRRAAGKEPAIR, from the coding sequence GTGGACGCCGCATCGCTCGCCTTTCTCGTGGGCTTCAGCAACCGGGCGCTGAGCCTGAACCTGGAGGGCCTCACGCACGACGACGCGCTGGTGCAGCCGGCGGGCGGGGGCAACTGCGTCAACTGGCTCCTGGGGCACCTGCTGGTGCACCGCAACCGCATGCTGGAGGCGCTCGGCGAGCCGCCGTCGTGGACGTCGCCGCGCCAGGGCCGCTACGACCGCGGCTCGGAGCCGATCACCGGCGAGGGCGAGGAGGTGGAGCGGCTGGAGACGCTGCGCGAGGAGCTGGACCGCGCCCACCAGCGGGTGATGGAGGCGATCCAGCGCGCGGGCGACGGGAAGCTGGCCGAGCCCCGGCCCGGCAGCCAGGGGACCGTCGGCCAGTTCATCGGCTTCCTGGCCGTCCACGAGGGGTACCACGCCGGCCAGGTGGCGCTCATGCGGCGCGCCGCGGGGAAGGAGCCGGCGATCCGGTAG
- a CDS encoding dehydrogenase E1 component subunit alpha/beta has protein sequence MATTTRRKPKTEAAAQLDRSALLGFYRTMLTARRLDDKEIQLKQQNKIFFQISGAGHEGVQVAAAAHARSGYDWFYFYYRDRAFALALGMTPLEHMLQAVGAEADPSSGGRQMPAHWGHRDHNIVSTSSPTGTQFLQAVGTAEAAWRARRQNDETLLETTQAKGDDIVWVTTGDGTTSEGEFWESLNTACNLKLPVLYLVEDNEYAISVPVEVNTAGGSISKLVAGFPGLFIETCDGTDVFDSYETFARAVDYVRAGKGPALVHAKVIRPYSHSLSDDEKFYKTEAMRAEEARRDPITRLAAQLVERGLATQEELEQVEREVTDVVQRATDEALASPQPAPETAMRYLFSPDVDPTAEQFDTEDDPRFSGGETTMVDLINATLKDEMRRDPRIVVFGEDVADCSREEILEEVKGKGGVFKVTAGLQREFGGTRVFNSPLAEANIVGRAVGMAVRGLKPVVEIQFFDYIWPAMMQIRDELATMRYRSNNAFSSPVVIRTTYGGYLKGGSIYHSQTGESIFAHCPGLRVVLPATAVDAAGLLRTAIRCEDPVLFLEHKHLYRQVYNKGKYPGPNFMIPFGKAKTVREGTDLTVIAWGALVQRSLVAAKQAEEQHGIRAEVIDMRTVSPLDMEAVAQSVKKTSRLVIAHEDSLSWGIGAEVAARVADELFPWLDAPVKRVASLDTWVAYAPQVERAILPEPEDVLKAIVDVKAF, from the coding sequence ATGGCGACCACGACCCGCAGGAAGCCGAAGACGGAGGCCGCGGCGCAGCTCGACCGCAGCGCGCTGCTCGGCTTCTACCGCACCATGCTCACCGCGCGGCGGCTGGACGACAAGGAGATCCAGCTCAAGCAGCAGAACAAGATCTTCTTCCAGATCTCGGGCGCCGGGCACGAGGGCGTGCAGGTGGCCGCGGCCGCGCACGCCCGCTCCGGCTACGACTGGTTCTACTTCTACTACCGCGACCGCGCCTTCGCCCTGGCGCTGGGGATGACGCCGCTGGAGCACATGCTCCAGGCCGTGGGCGCCGAGGCCGACCCGTCGTCGGGCGGGCGGCAGATGCCCGCGCACTGGGGGCACAGGGACCACAACATCGTCTCCACCTCGTCCCCCACCGGCACGCAGTTCCTGCAGGCCGTCGGCACCGCCGAGGCCGCCTGGCGCGCGCGGCGGCAGAACGACGAGACGCTGCTGGAGACCACGCAGGCCAAGGGCGACGACATCGTCTGGGTGACCACCGGCGACGGGACCACCTCGGAGGGCGAGTTCTGGGAGAGCCTGAACACGGCGTGCAACCTGAAGCTCCCCGTGCTCTACCTGGTGGAGGACAACGAGTACGCCATCTCCGTCCCCGTGGAGGTGAACACCGCCGGCGGCAGCATCAGCAAGCTGGTCGCCGGCTTCCCCGGGCTCTTCATCGAGACCTGCGACGGCACCGACGTCTTCGACAGCTACGAGACCTTCGCCCGCGCGGTCGACTACGTGCGCGCCGGCAAGGGCCCGGCGCTGGTGCACGCCAAGGTGATCCGCCCGTACAGCCACTCGCTCTCCGACGACGAGAAGTTCTACAAGACCGAGGCGATGCGCGCCGAGGAGGCCAGGCGCGACCCGATCACCCGCCTGGCCGCCCAGCTGGTCGAGCGCGGCCTGGCCACGCAGGAAGAGCTGGAGCAGGTCGAGCGCGAGGTGACCGACGTGGTGCAGCGCGCCACCGACGAGGCGCTGGCCTCGCCGCAGCCGGCGCCCGAGACGGCCATGCGCTACCTCTTCTCGCCCGACGTCGACCCCACCGCGGAGCAGTTCGACACCGAGGACGACCCGCGCTTCTCGGGGGGCGAGACCACCATGGTCGACCTCATCAACGCCACGCTCAAGGACGAGATGCGGCGCGACCCGCGCATCGTGGTCTTCGGCGAGGACGTGGCCGACTGCTCGCGCGAGGAGATCCTGGAGGAGGTGAAGGGGAAGGGCGGCGTCTTCAAGGTGACGGCCGGCCTGCAGCGCGAGTTCGGCGGGACGCGCGTGTTCAACTCGCCGCTGGCCGAGGCCAACATCGTGGGGCGCGCGGTGGGGATGGCGGTGCGAGGGCTGAAGCCCGTGGTCGAGATCCAGTTCTTCGACTACATCTGGCCGGCGATGATGCAGATCCGCGACGAGCTGGCCACCATGCGCTACCGCTCGAACAACGCGTTCAGCTCGCCGGTGGTGATCCGCACCACCTACGGCGGCTACCTGAAGGGCGGCTCCATCTACCACTCGCAGACGGGCGAGTCGATCTTCGCGCACTGCCCGGGGCTGCGCGTGGTGCTCCCCGCGACGGCGGTGGACGCGGCGGGGCTGCTGCGCACGGCGATCCGCTGCGAGGACCCGGTGCTCTTCCTGGAGCACAAGCACCTGTACCGCCAGGTCTACAACAAGGGGAAGTATCCGGGCCCCAACTTCATGATCCCCTTCGGCAAGGCGAAGACGGTGCGCGAGGGGACGGATCTCACCGTGATCGCCTGGGGGGCGCTGGTGCAGCGCTCGCTGGTGGCCGCCAAGCAGGCCGAGGAGCAGCACGGCATCCGCGCCGAGGTGATCGACATGCGCACGGTGAGCCCGCTGGACATGGAGGCCGTGGCGCAGTCGGTGAAGAAGACCAGCCGCCTGGTGATCGCCCACGAGGACTCGCTCAGCTGGGGGATCGGCGCCGAGGTGGCCGCGCGCGTGGCCGACGAGCTTTTCCCCTGGCTCGACGCGCCGGTCAAGCGCGTGGCCTCGCTGGACACCTGGGTGGCCTACGCCCCGCAGGTGGAGCGCGCCATCCTCCCCGAGCCCGAGGACGTGCTGAAGGCCATCGTCGACGTCAAGGCGTTCTGA
- a CDS encoding MBL fold metallo-hydrolase, with product MTTNTAEGEGGAGRAAVPVARGVWRITTPMPFRPREVHAYLADLGPDGWLLADGGLGTEAAWAALDAGVRAAAGEWTAVAVHVVTHMHMDHVGLAARAKAASGARVLMGRLDAERMAHAAAHPDEEADYRAGLLRRCGAPEEFVQAAEGGRTQAQAMAPPVAVDGVLDGEEGAVPGAPGWRWAWTPGHTAGHVSLFRPDGAVLVAGDAVLPGITPTLGVNRQRADPVGDYLAALERLEALGPAMVLPGHGEPPADPLGRIRELRAAAEGETAAIAALVDAGPATTWEVVERRYPGREMPVATRMLALRETLAHLERLAAAGRLVREAAGGAERFRRA from the coding sequence TTGACCACGAACACAGCGGAAGGGGAGGGCGGAGCCGGGCGGGCCGCGGTGCCCGTGGCGCGCGGGGTGTGGCGCATCACCACCCCCATGCCGTTCCGCCCGCGCGAGGTGCACGCCTACCTGGCCGACCTGGGGCCGGACGGCTGGCTGCTGGCCGACGGCGGGCTGGGGACGGAAGCGGCGTGGGCCGCGCTCGACGCGGGCGTCCGCGCGGCGGCGGGGGAGTGGACCGCGGTGGCGGTGCACGTGGTCACCCACATGCACATGGACCACGTGGGCCTGGCCGCGCGGGCGAAGGCGGCCTCGGGCGCGCGGGTGCTGATGGGGCGCCTGGACGCCGAGCGCATGGCCCACGCGGCCGCGCACCCGGACGAGGAGGCGGACTACCGCGCAGGCCTGCTGCGCCGCTGCGGCGCGCCGGAGGAGTTCGTCCAGGCGGCCGAGGGCGGGCGGACGCAGGCGCAGGCGATGGCCCCTCCCGTCGCGGTCGACGGCGTGCTGGACGGCGAGGAGGGCGCGGTGCCGGGCGCGCCGGGGTGGCGCTGGGCGTGGACGCCGGGGCACACGGCGGGGCACGTCTCGCTCTTCCGCCCGGACGGCGCGGTGCTGGTGGCGGGCGACGCGGTGCTGCCGGGGATCACGCCCACGCTGGGGGTGAACCGCCAGCGGGCGGACCCGGTGGGCGACTACCTGGCGGCGCTGGAGCGGCTGGAGGCGCTCGGCCCCGCGATGGTCCTCCCCGGCCACGGCGAGCCCCCGGCCGACCCGCTGGGCCGCATCCGCGAGCTGCGCGCCGCCGCGGAGGGCGAGACGGCCGCGATCGCGGCCCTCGTCGACGCCGGGCCGGCGACCACGTGGGAGGTGGTGGAGCGGCGCTACCCGGGGCGCGAGATGCCCGTGGCCACGCGGATGCTGGCGCTGCGCGAGACGCTGGCGCACCTGGAGCGGCTGGCCGCCGCGGGGCGCCTCGTCCGCGAGGCCGCCGGCGGCGCGGAGCGCTTCCGGCGCGCCTAG